In the Carassius gibelio isolate Cgi1373 ecotype wild population from Czech Republic chromosome A2, carGib1.2-hapl.c, whole genome shotgun sequence genome, one interval contains:
- the LOC128023750 gene encoding somatostatin receptor type 3-like — protein sequence MYYVWIAYCHFYFSPPFYFFLFYPRDWLVSTQSVMPAIVNLLFNTVSTNTTISFSLVLPLVSVLSLLVGVGGHLLMWLVLMRNPRRRSKPSSVLLLNLSFADLCALLTLPCVLLSASSQNWQLGGGVCVLLSFMTSLTAGVDIFSLAALSVLRYRIVAPSTRPPATPAQVAGTVAVIWLVSIAMALPKVTYIQFDSGCTWSVGRGYWLGFLVPAFLVYYVAPLLCIALHCGLIITHLYRCRGTLAADHRNKKATALLIGSTLVFAISWLPYYVLEFVNVLSPSLNSVSSSTSPASSSSAPLPASSTEVSLLWEVTSLSAILLICLAPCWNPPLYFLLSKPALKQLRGLLSIMHQHWRAATLVQHIQ from the exons ATGTATTACGTATGGATTGCATATTGTCATTTCTATTTTTCTCCacctttctatttttttcttttctatcccAGAGATTGGCTGGTTTCTACACAATCCGTCATGCCTGCCATTGTAAACCTGCTCTTCAACACGGTCTCCACCAACACCACCATCTCTTTTTCTCTGGTGCTGCCTCTAGTCAGCGTCCTCTCCCTGCTGGTAGGGGTCGGAGGTCACCTGCTCATGTGGTTGGTGTTGATGCGTAACCCACGGCGTCGTTCAAAGCCCAGCTCGGTCCTCCTTTTGAACCTGAGCTTTGCCGATCTGTGTGCTCTACTCACCCTGCCCTGTGTGCTTCTGAGCGCTAGCTCTCAGAACTGGCAGCTGGGAGGAGGCGTTTGTGTGTTGTTGAGCTTCATGACCTCCCTCACCGCTGGAGTGGACATCTTCAGCCTGGCTGCCCTCTCGGTGCTGCGTTATCGAATAGTGGCTCCATCGACACGGCCCCCAGCCACCCCTGCTCAAGT AGCTGGCACAGTTGCTGTTATCTGGCTGGTTTCCATCGCTATGGCCCTACCTAAAGTCACATACATCCAGTTTGACAGTGGCTGCACGTGGTCGGTGGGCCGTGGTTACTGGCTGGGCTTCCTTGTTCCAGCATTTCTGGTGTATTATGTGGCTCCTCTACTCTGCATTGCCCTGCATTGTGGGCTCATCATCACACACCTGTACCGCTGCCGAGGCACTTTAGCCGCAGACCACCGCAATAAAAAAGCCACGGCCCTTCTTATCGGCTCCACGCTGGTGTTCGCCATCAGCTGGCTGCCTTATTACGTGCTGGAGTTTGTCAATGTTTTATCGCCATCCCTTAATTCCGTCAGCTCATCCACAAGCCCCGCCTCCAGCTCCTCGGCCCCACTGCCGGCGTCAAGTACGGAGGTGTCCCTGCTGTGGGAGGTGACCTCGCTGTCTGCCATTCTTCTGATTTGTCTGGCACCTTGCTGGAACCCGCCACTCTACTTTCTGCTATCTAAGCCAGCCCTGAAGCAACTGAGAGGGCTGCTATCCATCATGCACCAACACTGGAGAGCTGCTACCCTCGTACAGCACATACAGTAG